One genomic window of Solanum stenotomum isolate F172 chromosome 9, ASM1918654v1, whole genome shotgun sequence includes the following:
- the LOC125876325 gene encoding probable serine/threonine-protein kinase WNK11, with product MPSASADSMEEEKELFAEVDPSGRFGRYAELLGHGAVKKVYRAFDIQEGRDVAWNQIRLSKFIDMPYVISKIRSEITLLKNLKNDNIIVLYHFWRDKEHNILNFITEECVSGNLRDYRKKHRRVSIRALKNWSRQILQGLDYLHTHDPCVIHRDLNCSNIFINGNVGKVKIGDLGLATIVGKSHAAHSMLGTPGYMAPELYEEDYTELVDIYSFGMCLLEMATMEIPYSECESLAKLYRKVTSGVKPQAFNKVSDKELKDFIEKCIGQPRARPSAADLLMDPFLSDVANC from the exons ATGCCATCTGCAAGTGCTGattcaatggaagaagaaaaggaattaTTTGCTGAAGTTGATCCATCAGGGAGATTTGGTCGATACGCGGAGTTACTAGGCCATGGTGCTGTGAAGAAGGTATACAGAGCATTTGATATACAAGAAGGAAGAGATGTAGCGTGGAATCAAATTCGATTGAGTAAATTTATTGACATGCCTTATGTTATAAGTAAAATTCGTTCTGAGATTACGTTgttgaaaaacttgaagaatgATAATATCATTGTGTTGTATCATTTCTGGAGAGATAAGGAACATAACATACTCAATTTCATTACTGAGGAATGTGTGTCTGGTAATTTGAGGGATTATAGGAAGAAGCATCGTCGCGTTTCTATAAGGGCGTTGAAGAATTGGTCTAGACAGATATTGCAGGGGTTGGATTATTTGCATACTCATGATCCTTGTGTTATTCATAGAGATCTTAATTGCAGCAACATATTTATCAATGGGAATGTTGGAAAG GTAAAAATAGGTGATCTTGGGTTGGCTACAATAGTAGGGAAGAGTCATGCAGCACATTCAATGCTAGGGACACCAGGGTATATGGCACCAGAACTATATGAAGAGGACTACACAGAGTTAGTAGATATTTACTCATTTGGAATGTGTTTGCTAGAAATGGCCACTATGGAAATACCATATAGTGAATGTGAAAGCCTAGCCAAATTATACAGGAAGGTTACATCAGGAGTAAAGCCTCAAGCTTTCAATAAAGTGAGTGATAAAGAGTTGAAGGATTTCATTGAAAAATGCATTGGACAACCAAGAGCAAGACCATCTGCTGCTGACTTGCTAATGGATCCTTTCCTTTCTGATGTTGCTAATTGTTGA